GTGCATACCACCTAGGAACTCTTTAGGCATCCCTATTCTCCCCTCTGTGAGTACACACAAAGTAAAACATGGCACGCGATCAGCATGCGTTCGAGTCAGAGCAGCAGATGGGCTCCGTCAAGGCCGTCTCCGGCCCTGTCGTGATTGCCGAAAAcatgagcggcagcgccatgtACGAACTTGTGCAGGTCGGCTCGTtccgcctcgtcggcgaGATCATCCGCCTGGAGGGTGACACAGCCACGATTCAGGTGTACGAGGAGACGGACGGTCTGACTGTCGGTGACCCGGTCTACTGTACCGGCAAGCCTCTGTCGCTCGAGCTGGGCCCTGGCATCATGTCTGAGATCTTTGACGGCATTCAGCGTCCGCTCGACACAATTTACCAGATGGTGCAGAACGTATTCATCCCGAAAGGCGTACAGGTGCGCGCACTCAACGCGCAGAGGCAGTGGGACTTCACCCCGTCTGTGAAGGTGGGCGACATCGTCACGGGTGGTGACGTCCTGGGCTTCGTCGCCGAGAACTCGCTCATGAACAATCACAGCATTATGGTGCCACCGAACATGCAGGGCCGTGTGGTATCGGTGCAACCTGGTGACAACTACACGCTGGATGATGACGTGGTGGAGATCGAATACAACGGCAAGAAGAAGTCGCTGCGTCTGATGCAGCGCTGGCCCGTGCGCACGCCGCGCCCGGTGGCTGTGAAGGAGTCCGGCAACCACCCCCTCCTGACCGGCCAGCGTGTGCTGGACGCGCTGTTCCCCTCCGTGCAGGGTGGCACGTGCTCGATCCCCGGCGCGTTCGGCTGTGGTAAGACGGTCATTAGTCAGGCCCTTTCCAAGTACTCCAACTCTGACTGCGTCATCTAcgtcggctgcggcgagcGCGGTAATGAGATGGCCGAGGTGCTCATGGAGTTCCCGACCCTGACGACCATGATCGATGGTCGGGAGGAGTCGATCATGAAGCGCACCTGCCTCGTGGCGAACACCTCGAACATGCCCGTCGCAGCCCGTGAGGCCTCTATCTACACCGGCATCACCCTCGCCGAGTACTACCGTGATATGGGCAAGCATATCGCCATGATGGCCGACTCGACGTCTCGCTGGGCTGAGGCGCTTCGTGAGATTTCGGGTCGTCTGGCGGAGATGCCGGCCGATGGTGGCTACCCCGCCTACCTCAGCGCTCGTCTCGCCTCCTTCTATGAGCGCGCCGGCCTCGTCACTTGCATCGGCGGGCCGAAGCGCCAGGGCTCCGTCACGATCGTCGGTGCCGTGTCTCCGCCGGGCGGTGACTTCTCCGACCCCGTGACATCCGCCACTCTCAGCATTGTGCAGGTCTTCTGGGGTCTGGAGAAGCGCCTCGCCCAGCGCAAGCACTTCCCGTCCGTTAACTGGCTCATCTCGTACTCGAAGTACCTGAACGCGCTGGAGCCCTTCTTCAACACCTTCGACTCCGACTACatgcgcctgcgcgccgTCGTGTCGGAGATTctgcagcgcgaggaggagctgcaggagatTGTGCAGCTGGTAGGTAAGGACTCCCTTTCCGAATCCGACAAGATCATCCTCGAGGTGGCAAAGGTGATTCGTGAGGAGTTCCTCCAGCAGAACGCCTTCACCCCGTACGACAAGTTTTGCCCGCTGTACAAGACATGCTGGATGCTGCGCAACATCGTCACCTTCTACGAGGAGGCCCAGCGCGTCGTTGCCGAGTCTGCCGGCGACCACAAGATCACGTGGAACTACATCCGTGAGAAGATCCCGACCGTCTACACCGGCCTGACCGAGATGAAGTTCCGCGACCCCatcgagggagaggaggcgaacaCGGAGTACTTCAAGAAGCAGAACGAGGAGATCATCAGCTCCTTCAACTCGCTGCTACAGTAAGTTGCAGACTCGCACACCTTTTCTTCCCCTTTTCGTGGCGTGCGTACTGCGCTacctcgcgtgcgtgctgttTTGATCCGTTGTCATCCGCCTCGGTGGCGTCTATTCGATGTTCGTTGTGGGTGTTGCCGTGTGCTTGTCGCTGTGACGGTGACGCGTGTGGTTCTTTTCTGATCACCTTCttgactctctctctgtaaATCCGTTGTGAAAGGGATGGGATGGAGTGgatgtgtttgtgtgtgtggagggggcgggCCCACAGCGCGTGGTTTCCTCACAATGCACGCGACCGCGTCTAGCTTTTTTCCCCCTTGGTGGCCACCccagccctcctcctctctcctcgacGTTTTTGCTTCTATGGGGTGGGCTACCTGCACAGGCGGTGGTGAAGAGCGTCGCCcgatctgtgtgtgtgtgttatcGAGCCAGCCGTGTTGGCGGACGAAAATCGGAGAAGAGAGGATGTACGGGGAGAAGAAACGAATAGGCGCCAAAAAAGAGTGTGTCGAGATCAACGCAACAGAAGCGGTCGCCCTGTTCGTGTTCTTATGTGAGCAGACGATGTTGTTGTtggtgcttgtgtgtgtgtgtgtcgcatGATGCCATGTTGTCTGTGTCATGAGCCCctccctgtgcgtgtgcagggcagctgcgccgtggTCTCCCCGTCACCCCTAGTCTCCCTCGCTCACCATGCAGGCAAGCACTGGAGAGCAGGTGGGATGTGAAAGAGTGAGGGAGATGGCAGGATGCAGGTCGTCACGTGAGGTCGCGCAGGGCAGGACGACAGGCCGCAGTGAGGCACTAGAGGAATGACCATAAGGCAGACGAGGCGACAGCTAGTACGTTGTAGGCGTGTGCTTTTGTCTGTGTGATACCGCGTTTTGGTTTGCGGCTTGGGTGGAcacggaggggagggggtcgatGCCGCCTCACTGTTTCGTGCCTCTCGGCGATACTTTGGTTTGGCGGAAATtgtgagctgctgcggctccgaAGAGAAAACAGCGAAGAAACTAAAGACGACGAACGTGCGGGAGGCAGCTTATCGAGAATGTGCACACCAGCTTGACTCACGCGTATGCGCGAGTGTCGGCGTGTGATACGCAGGCGTGCGGACTGGTGTAGTAGCGCACGCCACTTTTATTTTTTATCGTGAGAAGCTCTGAACAAGGGACGGCGATGCTCAAGTGGAGGGTGGTTGTGGTGGCGGTAAccgggagagggagagcgtgGCTTGACGGGTCGGATGACGCTCATGTTTCTCCCTCTTAgcttcttccctctccttgtgCTCCGCCTTTGTTTTTTCCGTCTCTTCGCGAATGTGCGGCCCGCTTATGGTGCCATTGCACAGTATAGCACTGTGAGGTGTGCCAGCTGTGACAGGCGGTGGCACCAGGGGCGCCGAATGCCAACCATTGTCATCTCTCTCAAACAAGAAGGCCGTTTTGCAGCCTCGAGTCGCCGTTCTTCACGTCTCTCCTTCCCGACGTTCCCTTTTCTACGTTCCATTTCTTCTGTGCATGTCTCCCCGACACCTATGCACCCCTTTCTTCTCAGTTTCGCATAGGAtttgcctgtgcgtgcgtctgtgtgcagcgccggcacgccTCGAGctcccccccgccgccacgaGTCTGTGCGTTGCCGCACACCCCCCAGGCAACTAAACAGGAATGAAATAAGCTCCAGCATCGACTTCACGTGCATCCATCCTGATAGCCTTTTGTGGGGTGCCGGCCCTTTTTGCCTTTTCCTCCTGTTCACAGGAGTTGGTCTGTGGTGAGGGACCGCCCaggcacacacccacacacgcacacgcacacaaggaCAAGCTTCAGTCTCCAGAGTCGAGGGTATCATTGCCTCTCAAAAGCCCGCTACATCCTGAGCGACATCGATTCTAAAAGAGAAGGCAGGACTCTCCTTCATCATGCTTCGGGCTACTTCTATTCTCGGAGCACCCTTCAAGAGtgtgctccgccgccacaaGTATCATCCAGAGGGTCTGCCGCTCTACAACGACCTGTCGAAGCAGTGGCTGTGTCGCGAGGGGGAACGGTGGTGGTTGCTGGACGCGCGAGGCCAGCAGTTGCCACATGTGGCGAAGATTGCTGCCCAGTACATGACCGGGCAACATCGCCCCGATTTTACGCCGGGCATGATGACTGGGGACCATGTTGTCATCACAAACATCAAGGATGCCGTCATGACGGGCGACAACTGGATTCGCGTGCCCATCACCTGGCAGACCGCCTACCCCGGCGGCAAGTACCGAGTGCGCCTCTCCGAGATGTACGAGCGCGACCCCTGCATGGTGATGTGGTGGTATTTGAAGGACGAGGTGAACCGCCACTTTGTCCGCAAGCTCAAGACGCGCACCGCACCATTAGAAAAGGCGTGGCTGTACGAGGACTGCGTCCACCCGCACGCCGAGAAGAACCCGCGCCCGTTGGTGTGGACCGACACTGCAACGGTGGGTTGGCGGTACAAGGATCCAATGTTTCAGCGGCGCTGGTCACCGAATCAGTTTATGAGCTGACAAGGTCTGCTGGCGCAATTCTCGGTGACGGGCCGTAGCCTGTCTTGTGCGATGCCGGTCAAGCATGACTCCTGTCCCCTCTCTTCCATCGGCGCGTGTAGGTGTCAATGGTGCCGCTTACAAAACTGTGGGCTGgttggtggtgatggtggtgacgCTGTTGGTGTCGAGACGGTGGCttacgtgtgtgcggctgcgggtgTACAGATGTCGTGTTATCTCACAGTAAACCGTGCAACGGCGGGAATGAcgcagaaaacaaaagactGCCGGATATCGAGGCAGGCAGAAGACGTACCGCGAATCTTGCGGCCTACACGTTTGTTTTCGCCGCCTCTGTATCGAGGCTAGGTGGGAATTTGGGAAGTCTCTGACCTGGGCCACGTGGCCAAGCCGGTTCAGGTCCGCCGGCGCGCGCCTAGCTGTCGTGCTGCTCAGCCCACAGGTTATGCCTTTCATGCTGCTTCACCTTTTACTTGTGCTTTTCCTTCCCCTCTTTTCGGGATTGTATCTCgtctgcatgtgtgtgtgtgtgtgtctgtgccgcaACAAACAATCTGCTCACACCCACGAATGGATGCTCTGAGCGTACGGCGAGACCCGCGGCcacgaaagaaaagaaaagtgTGAAAGAAGACACTGTGCGTTGCGGAtaggaggggggagggggacgagggGTAAAGAGGGAGAGTGACAGGGGGGCTGCTGGGCTGCCTTGTCGAgcctccctctgctctcGCTGCTCCTTCGCTGCACTCATTTGGGGACACGCACATATGCTCCTTTATGCTGTAGCAACTGCACCGACGAGTTCCTCGTGCACGTTGCGCCCGCGTTCGGCGCTACGCATCCCAATACACATAGGCGctcaccacctcccctcACACGTACCGGTGAGCGAAACACCGGAAAAAGCTCATCAGCTTGCCTCGTAACACCTATCCGCTTTGCGCGGGTTTGCCTTTTCCGAGGAGTGGCTCGAGCCCCtcacgagcagcaccagaCGAACGCTGCCTTGATGCACGGTACACGTCTATGGCGGCTGCGGGTGTCTCTGACCGTTCGTAATGACGCTCGTGTCACACAGGTGGAGTCCCTGGGCCGCCGCTGGGCGGAGCTGGATGCGGTACGCCCAGCCAATCTAACCGGTCCAGCCACGGAGTTGTTGAGGGAGACGGTAGCGTGTCTCCAGGagtcggcgccggcgctaACGTCATCGAGCGCTTCCTtgcccgcagcggcgtcatCATCGTTACCCaccccgccgccccttctAAGCTCACGGGAGAGCGCCCAGCGCATCTGGCGGTCgcttcggcggcagcgggtaCCGTGGCAGGACGCCTTGGCGTTActgccgtggcagctgcaAGCTatgacgccggcgcagcggcaatTTCTGAGTTCACATGCTGTACGGACGCCTGCTAGGGTCGCCAGCCTGGCCTTAGCCGCGTGGGATATGCACGAGGAcgcagcgctggtgcagcagtACCGTTCCCTGAAGCGCTCCGCCTACATAGTTGACTACGCGCGTCTCGTCTCAGCGGCCCTGCGAGAGCGGCCTTCGCTGCCAAACGGACTTCTGCCGGTTCCGTACGGTGTCGTGGAGCACGGCTACGCGCTTGGCCGGCGCTCGCCGGAGGACGCGAAGATTGCGCTGGCGCTAAGCAAACACATGACGCTACTGGGTCGGGAGGCGCTGACAcgtgaggcagaggagcgcTTAGTGCTCAGTCACGCAACCCTTGAAGGCCTCGCGGGCCACTGGCAGGCTGCGTTGGACATTGTGCAGCATAGTCGCGCGGTGCGCCTCTCTGCGCGCGAAGGGATGAGGCGCTACGTCCGGTCACTGCTGGCGCGACAGGGTGGTGCTTCACTCACTACGACTGCGCCGCTTGCGCAGTCGTGTGATTCCTCGGTTTCGAAGCACGGCGACGCTCCGGCCGGTCCTCGGAATGAAAGGGCCGAGCCAGCAGAGTTTGCCGCCGAggcacagctgcgccgcgaggaCGTCTCCACTGACTGGGTGGACGCTCTTCGCACCTTTCTCTCAAAAGAACCGCACGCGCAAACGTACCCGGGCGCTCGTCGCCTGCTCGAAGGCCTACCACCGGCGGTGATGGACAATCGCACGTACCTCCTGTTGGCCTCAACGGTGCTGCACTGCTGCACACGACGCATGTTCGCTGGGACCTTGACCAGACGAGTCGTAAGCTGCATTACCAACGCAAATTGGCTCATGGCGCTAGCGCTTACGTGTGCGGCGCAGTACTacgacgtggcggcgccgctcatTCCTCTCGCAACGAAGAGCGGTAGCGGTGGCGCGACGGGTGTGCTTGACATCCCACCGGAGCTGGGTGCATACGTGGCAGCAGTGAAGCGCTTGCAGCAGGAAGAGCGGCCGGGAGCGGCAGAGACTTCGTCTCTAACCGTACCGGAGGCCGCAGCTCTCACGTATCCCGAGGCACTTGCACACGCGCTGACGGCCACGTCGCCCGCCACATGGCGGACTCTTCTGCTCTCCTGCCCCCACGCCTACTCTCCGACGCGTCTGCGTTACTTCCTGCTCGCTGCGTGCGGCAAGGCTCGCGACGCCACCCTGTTCGAGGGCACCAGCGACAGCCGATGCGCAGAAGACCGTATCGAGTGCTGCACTTTCCAATCACGTGCGGTCACACGACTTatctgcgccgcggcagagccGCGCAATCAGCAGTACTTTTTCAAGGTCATCCCTGCCTCGGCTCGCGCGCACCATTTCGAGCGCTCGCCGCTGACAAACGCACCAACACGAGAGTTGAAGCCAGAACGAGGCACAGGGCAGCTTattccagctgctgctgccgccgccaaaATAGACGCCGCTCAAGCCCTTTCTACTTCGGCGGCCGGGGGACCGGCAGAGTGGACGTTGCCGACGGTGCCCATAACGCCGGCACGGACGCGGCTGCAAACCTGGAGGCGTCAAACGGCGACAACACCAGAGGAGTGCACGCAGCTCCTGGCGGACGTGTCCCTCTACCTCCGAGCGACGCACAGGGTCGAGGGTGCCGTCATCTCCGCCAACCAACAGCCTCGTCTCACCGAGGAGGTCTTTCTCAAGGCGATAGCCGCCCTCGCTGCGAGTGGAGTGGTGCAGCTCGCGTCCACAGAGCGCTTTCACTGGCCACTCGCAGTGTTGAAGACGGCAAGGCTGCTCCGCGTCCAAGTGGACGCGTCTCTCATCGTCGACACGGCGCGCACGATTTCGTCCATGTTTGTGGACCACACCCCGCTCGCCCTCCCCTTTATCCTCGGTGCCCACACGCTGCTGGGTGACTGGAAAGCCGGCCTGCAGCTCTGCACGCGACTGTTGCGCAAACAGCAGGATGGCGAGCTCGAGGtagacacagacacaccccGCGTAGGCAAGCCACAGACGCACCGGTtcacggcgccgccaccgacgcttctggaggcgatggcgcaggtCGGGTATGCCTCACCCGCAGCGGTAGCGGTGCGCCACTGGAAAACACTGGAGGCTTCCTGCACGTCCGCCCTCGCTTCGCTGCGCAGCGAGAGGTCCTGCACACTTCCACTTCTGCTGttggagctgcagcagttcCACGACGAACGGCAACTCTGTGAGGAGGTACGTCACCTGTGCGCGGGACGACGCCGGGGCAGTCCTCAGCAAAAGCTGAACGGCCTATCGCGTCGCCGGATGCTGCTGGGGGCCGCGTTCTGTCTGCTGGACAACGAGGCTGCCCTGCGGCGCGTGTTGCGGGCAgcggggaaggagagggcgCGCTCGGCAGACGTGGACACGCATGGTCTCCAGCGCCTGCTCCGCGTTTTGCCATCTACGGACGCAGCGCAGGTCCTTGCCGCAGAGGCGCGCGAGGGGCGCTGCGCGCATGAGCATTGGCTTTGCGAGGTGATGAGCCGTtctgacgtcgccgccgacgccgccggtgacCTGGGTCGGCTTCGACCGTTTTCCGCGACGCTTTCTGCGCTGTGCTTCTTCAAACAGGCTGCCGTGGCGTGCGACGTGGTGAGGTGCCTGAAGGGACTGGTTCGGCTGGCAGAGCGGGCGAGGGAGTGCCCTTATCCTGATGTGCTGCTCCTGTcgctcctgcgcctgctgcgcctttttctttcacATGGTGGACTCCTCTCTGCGAGCGTGGTCACGCGTGTGTTGGAGGAGGGCAAGGCGCTTGCTGCACTACCTCGCCCCACCGCTTTGGCGCTGGCCAGTAAGCTCTTCAACAGGATGCAGGAGATGCAGAGGCTGAGTCTGCCTCTCAAGGATACCCGCCGTCTACTGCGCCGAGCGAGCGGCGCACATCTCCCTGAAGCCCATGCTATTGCTGGAGACATCAATGCTGTCCGCACGGGCAagtctcctgcagctccgtgtGTCGTGTGGGCCCTGCTCGGTGTCCTACACTCGACTGCAAGCAGCGTCCTTCAAGTACCCGTGCCTGCATCCTTCACGTCTTCCCTGCTTTCCCGCGTTGTGGAGACGAACGGGGCAGCGGATTGGTGGACTGCCTTGCTGTTCTTCCAGAGTATTCGCCGCCCAACGATGCTGGAGCGGGCTTTGCTCGTGCGGGCTCTCCGGcactgcggcggtgctgcaacgCCGATTCTCCTCTCTAACCGCCGCTTTCTCCGCGACTGCCCTGAACAAGTAGTGATATGGGCCGATGAGGCAAGCGGACAGTCAAAGTGGTGGCGATCTCTGGCCCTCCTTGAGCACGCGCAGGAAGTGGAGCGGCGCACGacagcgtcggcggcggaAGCTGAGCAAGACGCGAGCGACCCCACGgaaggtgcgcgtgcgccggcgtcgccgctctcACCGGCCGTGGTGGCCATCATTCGCGGCTGGAATGCCGACGAgcgacagcggtgcggcgagcTTCTCCGGCGGCAGGGCTTTATCGCTACAGGATCATTGAGGAGGGGCACACCGCTTGGTGAGGCGCGTgtggcgtcgctggcggaCTCTCGGGCCCAGCGGCAAGCAGAAGCGattctgcagctgctgaaggagaaACCATCTGCCGCGGCACCCTTCCTCGATGCGCCGCCGAGTCTCGATGCTGGCCATCCCGGTGTGAGGGCGGCGCGTCGGAAGGACGAATGACGCTGGCGCACTTTGCGTTCCGGACATCTGGGCACGTTGTGGTCGACGCTGCTTCGGCGCGTCGCATGCGCCCATCTCAAGCACCACGGTGGCGTTATCTCCCATGCCTCCCTTGATTGTCGCGTCCACCACGGGGACCGCCTGTGCCGTGCACATCCCGCCCCCAACCTCTGTCGTGCTCCCGCTCGGTGCCGCGCCTGTGTGATGACTGCgactcctctctcttgtaCACTACGTTGAGTAGGCAAGCATCACATAACCTTTCCTGCCGAGAAGTAATAACAATGGGATGCGCGAGACAGTCGCTTCTCCGTGAACGACGACTGCCTTTGCAGTTTGCAGGCGCCCACACGAACCCAGCAACCAACCAAGTGTACGCGTCTTACGAATctgagaaaaaaaaatacccctcggcggtgctgcttggCGTGCATGAACGTGTTCGCGGCTACTTTGTTGCCCTCGCTCGTTCCGCTGTACTCCTCTTTCTTCCGCGCTTCTTTTGTATCTCCGCCATCggtaccccctcccctcccccacacccccgCGGGCATTCAACATTCCGCTGCGCCTCACACATCCATAAAGACAGATATGCAGCCGCTTGCACAGGCAAGGCGCACACCTTCTGActcggctgctgcgtgaGAAGGCACCTACCcaagacgcacacgcgccccaGCTGGGAACCGCCTTTCTAGGATGACTGCGCGCCCGTCGACGCCTCATCATCTATGGACACCTCTTCCATTGTGTTTCTCGGCGCTGGAAAGTGCAATGTGGTGGTGGATCTGCCCATGCGTTTGGTGCCGAGTTCCTTGAGCTCGGCATCGCACCCTACTGGAGctgccacgcagcgcgcagCCCTGCGCATCCGCAACGCGGCGGTAAAGGAGTGCTCAGAGTGCTACcgtgcgctggcggcgtaCGCGGGTCGGCGACGGGTCGTGCCGCTCCCCGCAGACCTCTACGCAGCCATTGCAAGTATTGTGCCGGCGAACTATCACGCGCTAATGCAAAACACATCGGAGGCTACACTGGTGCCTAACTTCACCAGCGATCcagtgcagctgctccagatGGACATGGCTGCCTCGGACGCAGCCGGGCGAGTGGCCGACTACACGGTGGAGGTAAAACCGAAAAGCGCGTGGCAGCCACCACAAGTTGTGGGTATCGTGGCGGATGGCGCTGTTCACTGGATAGAGGAGTTGAAGCATCGCCACTGCCGCTACGCGCAGATGCTGCGGTACAAGGAGGTGCGCGacatggcggaggaggctCCGGCGTCTGTGGCCTCAGCAACCTCGCACGACTGTGTGCGCAGCGCTCAGTTGGGCAGCGGCCTCTACTGCCCGAACTACTTGTTTCGGCCCGCCCTCTCGTCACGCGCGGGGCTGCAGCGACTCATGCACAACCCACAGAACAACCTGAAGGTGATCAGCTACCACGCATCCCGTAAGGGCACCCACCCAGGCAACCCGAAGACGCTGACGGTTGAGGAGTTGAACGGCATCGCTGATGCCATTGACGCCTCACAGGTGCTAGCACCCTTGGCTCACCTGCAGCTGTACGGCTGCGCCCCTGAAAGCGCAGATGCATCGCCGGAAGAGAGCCAGTTGCGCTCGGTGCCCGTGCTGGACGCACATCTGCTCTATCACTGGTCTGTTGCTGAAAACAAAGAGGATGTTCAATGGATCGTCCTGGACACAgacccggagctgctctgcagctgcacgtcGATCACGGACGAGGACGCTTGCAAGCAAGCGAGTCGTGCAAGCCCTCGTTATGTGCCGCCAACTTTGGACTACGCAAAATGCCTCGATCGCTTCTACGTCTCCACCACAGCCAAAGACGTGTCGCTGATGATTGCCGTTTCGTGCGGTAGGAGCCAGCCGGTGACGCACGCGAGCGAGTGCGCGGTTCTGACCAACGTGTCGCCGGAGGTGGACGGCGGCTGCTTTgttcgccgcggcgccgacgtTTACCGTATCGGTGTGGTGGACCTGGACGCCAAAACGCACAAGTCTCTGTATCACTACTACATGCACGACAAGGCCATTGTCAGCGCCTTCGTGGCCGGCGGTAGcaacaagagagaggcgtgAAAAGCGAAAGACGAAGATGGGAATGGGTGGGTGGCCGGGCGATAaggcctgcgtgcgtgtgcgctcgtGTCTTCAGGGACAATGAGTTTGTTTTACCACTCAACGCTGCGGCTCCTTGGCCGGTGTCGAAGGATGGTGCCACGATTGGCGCCACTTCGTTGCCCACGTCTCCTGGCCGCACAGCCGTGCTCACCCAATCGCGCGCACGTCGACGCGGGGGCGCGCCGGATTTCCCTTTTTGTTGCTCAACTgatttttctttttctctgcgTTCTCGATGCCTTCGTGTGCTCCTGGTCCGCTCTATTCGAGCTCAGCGGTGGCGTCATACGCGTCGGCAACGAACTCATAATGATTTCCACGCGtgtgtctcctcctccctggctcgcttgcgtgcgcacggtatcctcctccacgtaggaggcgagagggacacgcgcacgcgtagAGTGAAGGGAACGCACAGCTCACCACACAGCGCACAGGGACGCACATTCCTCTCTCCGCACAAGCAAGCGGCTCTGAACCTttgcagcggcagaggatgCGCTTGCTGTATTTTTGTGCCGGTGCACtcgaagggggggggatggggtACATTGCCCgggacggaggcggaggaaaaCGTGAGTCGATGATAGCGGCAGACGTGGATCATGGATTCCGCACGAGGTTTGCCTTCGTGGTGTCTCCGCAGTGGCGTGGCATCACCCGAGAACACAAGTGGTTGAACAAAggacaaaaaagaaagcggCCACGCACGAACTGATTGTTGTCATTCGCTTTCGGGCGTCAGCAGCCGCCACTGATGCTTCCCCGCTCACCGGATGTGGATGCTAGAGGGTGTGTGGCACTctgctcctcgtcctcaCGTTTGAAGTGCGTGCGTCTTTCTCTCTATAGGTGTGTATACTGGTTACGGTGCTAGCGCTCTGTCTCACCGCTGCTTCTACGAAtatgcacgcacacacaccctccgCCATCCCTTCATGGCAAGGAGATGAACTCGTCCACTTTCACAATATCCCTTCTGCGCCCGCGTTCTCCGCTTCTGCGCACACGGTTGGTGACTGCGCCATTGCAATGTGTTGTGCACCGGGGTaatgtgcggcgctgctgacaTGCACCGCAGGTATCACAAGTTCCAGGTGTCGTCCCCTCTCactgtgcctctctctctgtcgccGTCCATCTAGAGTGAAGCGATTTAACGCTGCCCGCCCAGTCCTCCACCGCGCACCGCATTCACTCACGTTTTTGTGTTGCCGGAGGTGCGCGGCTCGCCCATCAGTGCCTGCAGCACCCCCGATCCCGAGGAACCGAGTTCGCGTGCCCGAACGCGTGTGAACCGACTCTCTTCTTCGAGGCAAACGTGTGGGTATACCTCTCTTCTGTCTCTTGGGCGTGACATCATGGCCCATGGTGCCGAAGAATGTATTCTGACGGCGCCAGGCTGTGTCTACATTACCCTTG
The window above is part of the Leishmania mexicana MHOM/GT/2001/U1103 complete genome, chromosome 33 genome. Proteins encoded here:
- a CDS encoding vacuolar ATP synthase catalytic subunit A,putative: MARDQHAFESEQQMGSVKAVSGPVVIAENMSGSAMYELVQVGSFRLVGEIIRLEGDTATIQVYEETDGLTVGDPVYCTGKPLSLELGPGIMSEIFDGIQRPLDTIYQMVQNVFIPKGVQVRALNAQRQWDFTPSVKVGDIVTGGDVLGFVAENSLMNNHSIMVPPNMQGRVVSVQPGDNYTLDDDVVEIEYNGKKKSLRLMQRWPVRTPRPVAVKESGNHPLLTGQRVLDALFPSVQGGTCSIPGAFGCGKTVISQALSKYSNSDCVIYVGCGERGNEMAEVLMEFPTLTTMIDGREESIMKRTCLVANTSNMPVAAREASIYTGITLAEYYRDMGKHIAMMADSTSRWAEALREISGRLAEMPADGGYPAYLSARLASFYERAGLVTCIGGPKRQGSVTIVGAVSPPGGDFSDPVTSATLSIVQVFWGLEKRLAQRKHFPSVNWLISYSKYLNALEPFFNTFDSDYMRLRAVVSEILQREEELQEIVQLVGKDSLSESDKIILEVAKVIREEFLQQNAFTPYDKFCPLYKTCWMLRNIVTFYEEAQRVVAESAGDHKITWNYIREKIPTVYTGLTEMKFRDPIEGEEANTEYFKKQNEEIISSFNSLLQ
- a CDS encoding 50S ribosomal protein L13-like protein, translating into MLRATSILGAPFKSVLRRHKYHPEGLPLYNDLSKQWLCREGERWWLLDARGQQLPHVAKIAAQYMTGQHRPDFTPGMMTGDHVVITNIKDAVMTGDNWIRVPITWQTAYPGGKYRVRLSEMYERDPCMVMWWYLKDEVNRHFVRKLKTRTAPLEKAWLYEDCVHPHAEKNPRPLVWTDTATVGWRYKDPMFQRRWSPNQFMS